The Calditrichota bacterium genome has a window encoding:
- a CDS encoding T9SS type A sorting domain-containing protein, whose translation MTKLLCLLLFIPVIVLGQDSLNVSLLGRVTNVGVTTSVDMNGTMAYVGGGGDGLFILDLSDPSNPVVLGNSDTGGHARDVILSGNLVYEADDAGGLRIIDVSNPAEPAELGSYDTPGATHSVAVVGDYCYIADGWDGLRVIDVSNPAEPTEVGTYLTPAYSKGLAVSGDIAYVADGATGLIAIDISTPSAPELISSLETPGFGRDVAVQGNYAYVADYASGMQIVDISDPSSMEIVGSFHTDGQTEDVAVSGNYVFLADYGTGLRVIRVDDPTLPVEVGYYYTDDNAWGVDVDGRHVCLAEEAQVLILDISIATSAPDQRNTLPNTFSLFPLYPNPFNNTANIVFDLPHEVTGKLVVYDVLGRVANTLYDGKLSAGSHQMQFNGNGLSSGTYFVKLETPDFHAVQKAVLLK comes from the coding sequence ATGACTAAACTACTTTGCTTACTTTTGTTCATTCCGGTTATCGTACTGGGCCAAGACAGCCTTAATGTTTCCCTTTTAGGTCGAGTTACAAATGTCGGGGTTACGACTTCGGTGGACATGAACGGCACGATGGCTTACGTTGGCGGCGGCGGTGATGGGCTTTTTATTCTGGATTTGTCCGATCCCTCCAATCCGGTAGTTCTCGGCAACTCTGATACGGGCGGACATGCGCGCGATGTGATTCTGAGTGGAAACTTGGTTTACGAAGCGGATGACGCGGGAGGACTAAGAATCATCGACGTGAGCAATCCTGCTGAACCCGCGGAACTTGGCAGTTACGATACTCCCGGCGCCACGCACAGCGTTGCGGTGGTCGGAGATTACTGTTATATTGCGGACGGATGGGACGGCCTTCGAGTGATCGATGTTTCAAATCCCGCGGAGCCGACTGAAGTAGGCACGTATCTTACGCCTGCATACTCGAAAGGCCTTGCCGTGTCCGGTGACATTGCATATGTCGCTGATGGCGCGACAGGCTTGATTGCCATCGACATTTCGACTCCCTCGGCACCGGAATTGATTTCGTCGCTGGAAACTCCGGGTTTCGGGAGGGACGTTGCGGTGCAAGGAAACTACGCGTATGTAGCGGACTACGCGAGCGGCATGCAGATCGTCGATATTTCCGATCCCAGTTCCATGGAAATCGTGGGATCATTTCACACAGACGGCCAGACTGAAGACGTGGCAGTTTCCGGAAACTACGTATTCCTCGCCGACTATGGCACCGGCCTGCGTGTAATCAGAGTAGATGATCCAACTCTGCCCGTTGAAGTCGGCTACTACTACACAGACGACAATGCATGGGGAGTCGACGTAGATGGCCGCCATGTTTGTCTTGCGGAAGAGGCCCAAGTGTTGATTCTTGATATCTCCATTGCGACGTCCGCTCCCGATCAACGAAACACACTTCCAAACACTTTTTCTCTCTTTCCCCTTTACCCCAACCCGTTCAACAACACGGCGAACATAGTGTTTGATTTGCCTCATGAAGTGACGGGCAAGCTCGTTGTTTATGACGTGCTCGGAAGAGTAGCAAACACGTTGTATGACGGAAAGCTCTCTGCTGGTTCGCATCAAATGCAATTCAACGGAAATGGTTTGTCCAGCGGAACATATTTTGTGAAGCTCGAGACTCCTGATTTCCATGCGGTACAGAAGGCCGTGCTGTTGAAGTAG
- a CDS encoding T9SS type A sorting domain-containing protein — translation MPTLWIALLCLPLFTFAQDSINITRVGWNGTVCSPENVTVLDNYAFVCAQDCGIELFTIHDPSSPILSNARFDSSSGSMELVVRDGIAYLATWFRGLVIYEVHNPESPTLLSTFHGPDGDAQFIYASGLDVSGDYAYVAFQDSGLWIIDISNPSSPEFVSSFDTPGSAWDVVVENNIAYVSDTEGGMRIIDVSNPAEPEEIGSFDTPGQTRDIHVEEDMAYLADGGGLRIVGISDGEHPTEVSFLALPGMNVSVDFKDGYAFIGGQGVRVVELFDPSNPVEVGYYVGNTVGWPIGVTVYGNYVIASIWGDTDFANFTILDVSHFLPIMGFEPLVLTFSLHPIYPNPFNNTANIVFDLPHEVTGKLVVYDVLGRVANTLFDGRLSAGTYQMAFDGNNLSSGIYFVKLETPDYNSVQKAVLLK, via the coding sequence ATGCCCACGCTTTGGATTGCCTTGCTTTGTTTGCCACTCTTCACGTTTGCACAGGATAGTATCAATATTACAAGGGTGGGATGGAACGGAACAGTCTGCTCGCCGGAGAATGTGACGGTTCTCGACAACTATGCCTTCGTTTGTGCCCAAGATTGCGGTATCGAGCTTTTTACGATTCATGATCCGAGCTCGCCGATTCTTAGCAACGCGCGGTTTGACAGCAGCAGCGGCTCGATGGAATTGGTTGTCCGGGACGGCATAGCCTACTTGGCAACGTGGTTTCGCGGACTTGTCATATATGAAGTACACAATCCGGAGTCGCCAACTTTGCTGTCCACGTTTCACGGACCAGACGGCGATGCTCAGTTCATTTATGCAAGCGGTTTGGATGTCTCGGGAGATTATGCATACGTGGCGTTTCAAGACAGTGGACTTTGGATTATCGACATTTCAAATCCATCATCGCCGGAGTTTGTCAGCAGTTTTGATACGCCGGGCAGCGCGTGGGATGTTGTTGTAGAAAACAACATCGCCTACGTCTCGGATACTGAGGGCGGCATGCGAATCATTGACGTGAGCAATCCTGCAGAGCCGGAAGAAATCGGATCTTTTGATACTCCCGGACAAACGCGCGACATTCATGTTGAAGAGGATATGGCCTATCTTGCCGACGGCGGCGGCCTTCGCATCGTGGGCATATCAGATGGTGAGCATCCGACAGAAGTATCATTTCTTGCACTGCCGGGAATGAACGTCAGTGTTGATTTCAAAGATGGCTATGCCTTCATTGGCGGACAAGGTGTGCGAGTCGTGGAGTTGTTTGATCCGTCGAATCCCGTCGAAGTTGGCTATTACGTCGGCAATACGGTCGGCTGGCCGATTGGAGTTACTGTGTATGGCAACTATGTGATTGCATCGATCTGGGGCGATACGGACTTCGCCAATTTTACGATACTCGACGTTTCACATTTTCTGCCAATCATGGGGTTCGAACCGCTTGTTCTTACCTTCTCCCTCCACCCCATCTACCCCAATCCGTTCAACAACACGGCGAACATCGTGTTTGATTTGCCGCATGAAGTGACGGGCAAGCTCGTTGTTTATGACGTGCTCGGAAGAGTAGCAAACACTTTGTTCGACGGAAGACTTTCGGCCGGAACGTATCAGATGGCGTTCGACGGGAACAATCTCTCGAGCGGCATTTACTTCGTCAAACTCGAAACGCCGGACTACAACTCGGTGCAAAAGGCGGTGCTGCTGAAGTGA